In the Haloferula helveola genome, one interval contains:
- a CDS encoding sulfatase-like hydrolase/transferase has translation MKFAPFLNLLLCLVFAPLSVLGAEAPAEKPNILFIMVDDLGKEWISCYGAEDIRTPNIDALAAGGMKFHNAYSMPQCTPSRATLLTGKYPWRNGYVNHWDVPRWGVGYFDWKKRENTTFARLMKDLGYATCAAGKWQINDFRIEPQAMKKHGFDDWAMWTGYESGVKASAERYQDAYINTPDGSRTYKGEFGPDIYTDRLIAFMKAHREEPMCLYFPMALTHGPLVPTPDEPDAKTGAARHKAMVSYTDKLVGRLVSALDELGLREKTIVIFTTDNGSGSGIVGTRNGKKVKGQKGKESEAGTCAPFIVNSPGLVPSGVETDALTDFSDLLPTFVELGGGKVPEDLTVDGVSIAPVILGKAKDSEREWIMALGHGPARLDEKGVRGVKDFATRVIRDKRFKVWVSSEREIIRLHDLKEDPDEKVNLLGSEKPEHLKAIEKFRKVIDSMPEKDARPLYEPRAANPWDRKVK, from the coding sequence ATGAAATTCGCACCGTTTTTGAATCTGCTGCTCTGTCTGGTGTTCGCGCCACTGTCCGTCCTTGGTGCCGAGGCGCCTGCGGAGAAGCCGAACATCCTCTTCATCATGGTCGATGATCTCGGGAAGGAATGGATCAGCTGCTACGGCGCCGAGGACATCCGCACACCGAACATCGACGCTCTGGCCGCGGGCGGAATGAAGTTTCACAACGCCTACTCGATGCCGCAGTGCACCCCTTCACGGGCGACGCTGCTGACCGGCAAGTATCCATGGCGGAACGGCTACGTGAACCACTGGGACGTGCCGCGTTGGGGAGTCGGCTACTTCGACTGGAAGAAGCGCGAGAACACGACCTTCGCGCGCCTGATGAAGGATCTCGGCTACGCGACCTGCGCGGCCGGCAAGTGGCAGATCAATGATTTCCGGATCGAACCGCAGGCGATGAAGAAGCACGGCTTCGACGACTGGGCGATGTGGACCGGCTACGAGAGCGGTGTGAAGGCGAGCGCCGAGCGTTACCAGGATGCCTACATCAACACGCCGGATGGCAGCCGGACGTATAAGGGTGAGTTCGGCCCCGATATCTACACCGACCGGCTGATCGCATTCATGAAGGCGCATCGCGAGGAACCGATGTGCCTCTACTTTCCGATGGCCCTGACCCACGGGCCGTTGGTTCCGACGCCCGACGAGCCGGATGCGAAAACCGGTGCGGCTAGGCACAAGGCGATGGTGAGCTACACCGACAAGCTGGTGGGCCGTTTGGTGAGCGCGCTCGACGAGCTCGGCTTGCGGGAGAAAACGATCGTCATTTTCACCACGGACAACGGCTCGGGTAGTGGGATCGTCGGCACGCGGAACGGGAAGAAGGTAAAAGGGCAGAAGGGCAAGGAGTCCGAAGCGGGCACCTGCGCGCCGTTCATCGTGAACAGTCCGGGGTTGGTTCCTTCCGGTGTGGAGACCGATGCCCTGACCGATTTCTCCGACCTGCTGCCGACCTTCGTCGAACTCGGTGGCGGCAAGGTGCCGGAGGATCTCACGGTCGATGGCGTGTCGATCGCGCCGGTGATCCTCGGCAAGGCGAAGGATTCGGAGCGCGAGTGGATCATGGCGCTGGGTCACGGTCCTGCTCGGCTTGACGAGAAAGGCGTGCGAGGGGTGAAGGATTTCGCCACCCGGGTGATCCGCGACAAGCGGTTCAAGGTGTGGGTGTCATCGGAGCGGGAGATCATCCGGCTCCACGACTTGAAGGAGGATCCGGACGAGAAGGTGAATCTGCTCGGCAGCGAGAAACCCGAACACCTCAAGGCGATCGAAAAGTTCCGGAAGGTGATCGACTCGATGCCGGAGAAGGACGCGCGACCGCTCTATGAACCGCGGGCGGCGAATCCGTGGGACAGGAAGGTGAAATGA
- a CDS encoding sulfatase-like hydrolase/transferase — protein sequence MNPAPCLRSLAAGLIFAGAALAAPERPPNFVIILADDMGYGDAGCYGSKALKTPHLDRMAERGLRFTDFHSSGNVCSPTRAGLVTGRYQYRSGVDGVVNADPKVPAHHSGLQRSEHTFAESLKAKGYQVGLMGKWHLGYDKKYNPTHHGFDRFRGFVSGNIDYHSHYDRMGVYDWWDGLEQVKEEGYSTHLINRHAVEFIEEHKDKPFCLYVAHEAVHSPWQGPEDPAVRGPGVKKGAKESPKDVALKAMMTAMDQGIGEIISKLEELELAENTLVFFFSDNGPAGGSAGPLRGRKGSNWEGGHRVPAVAFWPGKIKAGQVTDELSISIDLMPTMLELSGASAHPERPLDGVSLVPVLLRGESLGERQLFWNHKAMRDGNWKLMLGGKGAAGEVGLYDLSKDIGEKNNLAKQHPERVETMRKALKAWSEDVMSNVTAQPDVEAVTSGKKDAK from the coding sequence ATGAACCCCGCCCCATGCCTCCGGTCGCTCGCAGCCGGATTGATTTTTGCCGGTGCCGCCTTGGCGGCCCCGGAACGCCCGCCGAACTTTGTCATCATCCTGGCGGATGACATGGGCTACGGCGATGCCGGCTGCTACGGCAGCAAGGCGCTGAAGACGCCCCACCTCGACCGGATGGCGGAGCGTGGTCTGCGGTTCACCGATTTCCACTCGAGCGGGAATGTCTGCAGCCCGACCCGGGCCGGGCTCGTGACCGGCCGCTACCAGTACCGGTCGGGCGTCGACGGCGTGGTGAATGCCGACCCGAAGGTGCCGGCCCATCATAGCGGCCTGCAGCGTAGCGAGCACACCTTCGCGGAATCGCTCAAGGCGAAGGGCTACCAGGTCGGCCTGATGGGGAAGTGGCATCTGGGATACGACAAGAAATACAATCCGACCCACCACGGCTTCGACCGCTTCCGCGGATTCGTCAGCGGTAACATCGACTATCATTCCCACTACGACCGGATGGGGGTCTATGACTGGTGGGATGGTCTCGAGCAGGTGAAGGAGGAAGGTTACTCGACCCACCTGATCAACCGGCATGCGGTCGAGTTCATCGAGGAGCACAAGGACAAGCCGTTCTGTCTCTATGTGGCGCACGAGGCCGTGCACTCGCCCTGGCAGGGGCCGGAGGATCCGGCAGTCCGTGGACCCGGTGTGAAGAAGGGAGCGAAGGAGTCGCCGAAAGACGTCGCGCTGAAGGCGATGATGACGGCGATGGATCAAGGCATCGGAGAGATCATTTCCAAGCTCGAGGAACTGGAGCTGGCGGAGAACACGCTGGTGTTTTTCTTCTCCGACAACGGACCCGCCGGCGGTTCGGCTGGCCCGCTGCGTGGCAGGAAGGGCAGCAACTGGGAAGGCGGCCACCGGGTTCCCGCGGTCGCGTTCTGGCCGGGGAAGATCAAGGCCGGGCAGGTGACCGACGAGCTGTCGATCAGCATCGACCTGATGCCGACGATGCTCGAACTGTCCGGAGCGTCGGCTCATCCCGAACGCCCGCTCGACGGAGTCAGCCTGGTGCCGGTCCTGCTCCGGGGCGAGTCGCTCGGCGAGCGTCAGCTGTTCTGGAACCACAAGGCGATGCGCGACGGAAACTGGAAGCTGATGCTGGGTGGCAAGGGTGCGGCCGGCGAGGTCGGGCTTTACGACCTTTCGAAGGACATCGGCGAGAAGAACAACCTCGCGAAGCAGCATCCCGAGCGGGTCGAGACAATGCGGAAGGCACTCAAGGCATGGAGTGAGGACGTGATGTCGAACGTGACCGCCCAGCCGGATGTCGAGGCGGTCACTAGTGGTAAGAAGGACGCGAAATAA
- a CDS encoding 4a-hydroxytetrahydrobiopterin dehydratase, with protein sequence MSDLLDESEIEAALKKHPDWELEGNTIRRTIEFEEYMEGIDFVNDLAEIAEEAQHHPDVEIQYTKITLTLTTHDAGGLTDADLEMAQRIDNLVD encoded by the coding sequence ATGTCCGACCTCCTCGACGAATCCGAAATCGAAGCCGCCCTCAAGAAGCACCCGGACTGGGAGCTGGAGGGGAATACGATCCGCCGCACGATCGAGTTCGAGGAATACATGGAAGGCATCGATTTCGTGAACGATCTCGCCGAGATCGCCGAGGAGGCCCAGCACCACCCTGACGTCGAGATCCAGTACACGAAGATCACGCTGACGCTGACTACCCACGACGCCGGCGGATTGACCGATGCCGACCTGGAAATGGCGCAGCGGATCGACAACCTCGTCGACTGA
- a CDS encoding L,D-transpeptidase has protein sequence MKMLLLLAAAICLASCSDPSISGVEVYKAYDRPTALPKQPSQVRVKVSTARQRVYVMEGSTPLLIMPVSVGTPATPTPHGNFRILRKVARHRSDEHGYAYSGQKTDRCFTNEIPSGWSFKGTPMPYWCEFKSGHAFHTGWIKHTPCTNGSIRMHENLAPKFFQLVKVGTPVEIATTQPEDSEYANIPLPPDAGPLPDYDPFYYIGDAYFTDHKSPSYD, from the coding sequence ATGAAGATGCTTCTCTTGCTGGCGGCAGCGATCTGCCTCGCGTCCTGCTCCGACCCCTCGATCTCGGGCGTCGAGGTCTACAAGGCCTACGACCGGCCCACCGCCCTGCCCAAGCAGCCGTCCCAAGTCCGGGTGAAGGTCTCGACCGCGCGGCAGCGGGTTTACGTGATGGAAGGATCGACGCCACTCCTGATCATGCCGGTCTCGGTCGGCACTCCCGCGACGCCCACGCCCCACGGAAATTTCCGGATCCTGCGGAAAGTCGCCCGCCACCGGTCCGACGAACACGGCTACGCCTACTCCGGCCAGAAGACCGATCGTTGCTTCACCAACGAGATCCCCTCCGGTTGGTCGTTCAAGGGAACGCCGATGCCCTACTGGTGCGAGTTCAAGTCGGGTCACGCCTTCCACACCGGCTGGATCAAGCACACCCCGTGCACCAACGGCAGCATCCGGATGCACGAGAACCTCGCGCCGAAGTTCTTTCAGCTCGTGAAAGTCGGCACGCCGGTCGAGATCGCCACCACCCAGCCCGAGGACTCGGAGTATGCGAACATCCCGCTGCCACCCGACGCCGGCCCGCTGCCCGACTACGATCCGTTCTACTACATCGGCGACGCGTATTTCACCGACCACAAGTCGCCGAGCTACGACTAG
- a CDS encoding LysE family translocator: MSDGLELLAFAGVMALGQFSPGPDMLLLTRTALAEGVGNGVRMALGIGTGLAVHASLGIWGTAALLEREGWLRTSLKWLAAAYLLWLAWGLLMQWFVHFYSGSKTVEPKPPGKRSAYLRGLFCNLLNPKALFFLAAVVAPFLAGDRPSWWPMALWLVIVLQGWLLWSLWAAVLQWRPIREGHRKAGPWIDGAFGVTLAVLAVLLVI; encoded by the coding sequence ATGAGCGACGGCCTCGAACTGCTGGCATTCGCCGGGGTGATGGCGCTCGGGCAATTCAGCCCGGGTCCCGACATGCTGCTGCTGACCCGCACGGCCTTGGCCGAAGGCGTCGGCAATGGCGTGCGGATGGCGCTCGGAATCGGCACGGGCCTGGCGGTGCATGCCAGTCTGGGGATCTGGGGCACCGCGGCGCTGCTGGAGCGCGAAGGCTGGCTGCGTACCTCGTTGAAGTGGCTGGCGGCGGCCTACCTGCTATGGCTGGCCTGGGGTCTCCTGATGCAGTGGTTCGTGCACTTCTATTCGGGCTCGAAGACAGTCGAGCCGAAGCCCCCGGGGAAAAGAAGCGCCTACCTCCGAGGCCTGTTCTGCAACCTCCTCAACCCGAAGGCCCTGTTCTTCCTCGCGGCGGTGGTTGCTCCGTTTCTCGCCGGCGATCGGCCGAGCTGGTGGCCGATGGCCCTTTGGCTGGTGATCGTGCTGCAGGGCTGGCTGCTGTGGTCGCTGTGGGCCGCCGTGCTCCAGTGGCGGCCGATCCGTGAAGGTCACCGGAAAGCGGGTCCATGGATCGACGGCGCTTTCGGCGTCACGTTGGCGGTGCTGGCCGTCCTGCTCGTAATCTGA
- a CDS encoding cytochrome c: MKKWLLLAMGAALAGCATEPKTAAVPSQEMSDMSGVSLEQLERGRHIYETDCSRCHVPMLPSEASEGDWHVVVPGMAWNAGISREDEDAVLAYILAAKQMP; this comes from the coding sequence ATGAAGAAGTGGCTTTTGTTGGCGATGGGGGCCGCGCTTGCAGGATGCGCGACCGAACCGAAGACCGCGGCGGTGCCGAGTCAGGAAATGTCGGACATGAGCGGGGTGTCGCTGGAGCAACTCGAGCGTGGCCGGCACATTTACGAGACCGATTGTTCGCGTTGCCATGTGCCGATGCTTCCCAGCGAGGCGTCGGAGGGCGACTGGCACGTCGTGGTGCCCGGGATGGCGTGGAACGCGGGGATCAGCAGGGAAGACGAGGACGCGGTGCTCGCCTACATCCTCGCCGCCAAGCAGATGCCCTGA
- a CDS encoding aconitate hydratase produces MDTLRTFPTGSGTEGKFHSLPALAEQGFPDLAKLPVSIRIVLESVLRNVDGRKVTEDDVKNLAGYNAKSPGDYEIPFTVARIVLQDFTGVPLLVDVAAMRDAAVARGASAEKVEPLVPVDLVVDHSVQVDFAGSQAALDRNMAIEFIRNRERYEFLKWGQQAFETFSVVPPGIGIVHQVNLEYLAKGVLSKDEVYYPDTLVGTDSHTTMINGLGVVGWGVGGIEAEAGMLGQPVTFLVPEVVGVYLHGSLAEGVTATDLTLRVTEMLRKHGVVGKFVEFHGPGAKALSLPDRATIANMAPEYGATMGFFPVDGETISYLRGTGRSEELCTTVENYYKAQGLFGIPDKGECEYTDLLELDLSTIVPAVAGPKRPQDRIDVPALGSKFNDLFTATAADGGFGLSADQRGTTVTVDMPEPAGYAVGSLLEAPEPGAALDKAEMTTNRPAPDTVLAKEAFDPIKTELRHGSVLIAAITSCTNTSNPSVMLAAGLVAKKANALGLTVAPFVKTSLGPGSRVVTDYLEATGLQSELDTLGFQTVGYGCTTCIGNSGPLHPAIEGAIKEGDLVCASVLSGNRNFEARVHGSIKANFLMSPPLVVAYALAGRVDLDLTTEPIGNGKDGNPVFLKDVWPSQAEIREQLDAALKPAVYQKLYGDVDNANPKWGEIKGSTGATYTWDDKSTYIQSPPFFEGAAGSTEDITGARPLGIFGDSVTTDHISPAGAIKPTSPAGQYLIANGVEKASFNSFGARRGNDRVMTRGTFGNVRIKNLMCPGIEGGYTQYFGSAEVPAPDTEITAAGGAKPTFIYDACMAYQSEGTPLVVIGGEDYGMGSSRDWAAKGTRLLGVKAVVTKSFERIHRSNLIGMGVLPLNFVDKADYEKVSGLVDATFDITGIGGELTPGMGATLVAHAADGTTVEVPLKVRLDTPAEVDYYTSGGILPYVLDQILA; encoded by the coding sequence ATGGACACACTCCGCACATTCCCCACCGGCTCCGGCACCGAAGGCAAGTTCCACTCCCTCCCGGCCCTCGCCGAACAGGGATTCCCCGATCTCGCCAAGCTCCCGGTTTCGATCCGGATCGTGCTCGAGTCCGTGCTGCGGAACGTCGACGGCCGCAAGGTGACCGAGGACGACGTCAAGAACCTCGCCGGTTACAACGCCAAGTCGCCCGGCGACTATGAGATCCCGTTCACCGTCGCCCGCATCGTCCTCCAGGACTTCACCGGCGTGCCGCTGCTGGTCGATGTCGCCGCCATGCGCGACGCCGCCGTGGCCCGCGGCGCTTCGGCCGAAAAGGTCGAGCCGCTGGTGCCGGTCGATCTGGTCGTCGACCACTCGGTGCAGGTCGACTTCGCCGGCTCGCAGGCCGCGCTCGACCGCAACATGGCGATCGAGTTCATCCGCAACCGCGAACGCTACGAGTTCCTGAAGTGGGGCCAGCAGGCGTTCGAAACCTTCTCGGTTGTGCCTCCGGGCATCGGCATCGTCCACCAGGTCAACCTCGAGTATCTCGCCAAGGGCGTACTTTCGAAGGACGAGGTCTACTACCCCGACACCCTCGTCGGCACCGACTCGCACACGACCATGATCAATGGCCTCGGCGTCGTCGGCTGGGGCGTTGGCGGCATCGAGGCGGAAGCCGGCATGCTCGGCCAGCCGGTCACCTTCCTCGTTCCGGAAGTCGTCGGCGTTTACCTCCACGGCAGCCTCGCCGAGGGCGTCACCGCCACCGACCTCACGCTCCGCGTCACCGAAATGCTCCGCAAGCACGGGGTGGTCGGCAAGTTCGTCGAGTTCCACGGCCCCGGTGCGAAGGCGCTCAGCCTGCCGGACCGCGCGACCATCGCCAACATGGCCCCCGAGTACGGCGCGACCATGGGCTTCTTCCCGGTCGACGGCGAAACGATCAGCTACCTTCGCGGCACCGGCCGCTCCGAGGAGCTCTGCACGACGGTTGAGAACTACTACAAGGCGCAGGGCCTGTTCGGCATCCCGGACAAGGGCGAGTGCGAATACACCGACCTGCTCGAGCTCGACCTCTCGACCATCGTGCCGGCCGTCGCCGGTCCGAAGCGCCCGCAGGACCGCATCGACGTCCCGGCGCTCGGCAGCAAGTTCAACGATCTGTTCACCGCGACGGCAGCCGACGGTGGCTTCGGTCTTTCCGCCGACCAGCGAGGCACCACCGTGACGGTCGACATGCCCGAGCCCGCCGGCTACGCGGTCGGCTCGCTTCTCGAAGCGCCCGAGCCCGGCGCCGCCCTCGACAAGGCGGAGATGACCACCAACCGCCCGGCGCCCGACACGGTCCTCGCCAAGGAAGCCTTCGATCCGATCAAGACGGAGCTGCGCCACGGCTCGGTGCTGATCGCCGCGATCACTTCCTGCACCAACACCTCGAACCCGAGCGTGATGCTCGCCGCCGGCCTCGTCGCCAAGAAGGCCAACGCCCTCGGCCTGACCGTAGCGCCGTTCGTCAAAACCTCGCTGGGCCCCGGCTCGCGCGTGGTTACCGACTACCTCGAGGCCACCGGCCTGCAGAGCGAGCTCGACACCCTCGGTTTCCAAACCGTCGGCTACGGCTGCACCACCTGCATCGGCAACTCCGGCCCCCTCCATCCGGCGATCGAAGGCGCGATCAAGGAAGGCGACCTCGTGTGCGCCTCGGTGCTTTCCGGCAACCGCAACTTCGAAGCCCGCGTCCACGGCTCGATCAAGGCGAACTTCCTGATGAGCCCGCCGCTGGTCGTCGCCTACGCCCTCGCCGGCCGGGTCGATCTCGACCTCACCACCGAGCCGATCGGCAACGGCAAGGACGGCAATCCGGTCTTCCTCAAGGACGTCTGGCCGAGCCAGGCCGAGATCCGCGAGCAGCTCGATGCCGCCCTCAAGCCCGCCGTTTACCAGAAGCTCTACGGCGACGTCGACAACGCCAACCCGAAGTGGGGCGAGATCAAGGGCAGCACCGGCGCGACCTACACGTGGGACGACAAGTCGACCTACATCCAGTCGCCGCCGTTCTTCGAAGGCGCCGCAGGCTCCACCGAGGACATCACCGGCGCCCGTCCGCTCGGCATCTTCGGCGACTCGGTGACCACCGACCACATTTCGCCCGCCGGCGCGATCAAGCCGACCTCCCCGGCCGGCCAGTATCTGATCGCCAACGGTGTCGAAAAGGCGTCCTTCAACTCCTTCGGCGCCCGCCGCGGCAATGACCGCGTGATGACCCGCGGCACCTTCGGCAACGTCCGGATCAAGAACCTGATGTGCCCCGGCATCGAGGGCGGCTACACGCAGTATTTCGGCTCCGCCGAAGTCCCCGCGCCCGACACCGAGATCACCGCGGCCGGAGGCGCCAAGCCGACGTTCATCTACGACGCCTGCATGGCCTACCAGAGCGAAGGCACCCCGCTCGTCGTGATCGGCGGCGAAGACTACGGCATGGGTAGTAGCCGCGACTGGGCCGCCAAGGGCACCCGCCTGCTCGGCGTGAAGGCCGTCGTGACCAAGTCGTTCGAGCGCATCCACCGTTCCAACCTGATCGGCATGGGCGTGCTTCCGCTGAACTTCGTCGACAAGGCCGACTACGAGAAGGTCAGCGGCCTCGTGGACGCGACCTTCGACATCACCGGCATCGGCGGCGAGCTGACCCCGGGCATGGGCGCTACGCTTGTGGCCCACGCCGCGGACGGCACCACCGTCGAGGTCCCGCTCAAGGTCCGCCTCGATACTCCGGCCGAGGTCGACTACTACACCAGCGGCGGCATCCTGCCCTACGTCCTCGACCAGATCCTCGCGTAA
- a CDS encoding DUF1552 domain-containing protein — MNLTSRRQFLRQLGLSAAALPFLPALPSLAQGKPGARTQRVIFVFTPNGTIPNEFWPDQIGPDFQLKRILAPLEPFKNRLMTLKGVHNRIRGDGDGHMRGISCLLTADELLPGNIQGGSHKPAGWARGISIDQEIRNFLQARPETATRFGSLELGVAVPNRADPWTRESYAGPNQPLAPLSDPYAMFDRLYGSMKDRENLGSVLDEVRDDLRSIASRVDKSERELLDQHATFVREMEQDLQSSGTQQLMFPPPALEAGVALDNDGIPKISRMQGDLLVNAFANDMARVATLQYTNSVGQARMRWLDIHDGHHHLSHEPDNNADAQEKLVKINTWFCGEIANLAQKLESTPEPGGEGTMLDHTTIVWTNELGKGNSHTLDNIPFVLIGGGLGFRAGRAMQFDNVPHNRLWLSLAHAFGHHIPVFGQQKFCDGGALALG; from the coding sequence ATGAACCTGACCAGCCGCCGCCAGTTCCTCCGCCAACTCGGCCTTTCCGCCGCCGCGTTGCCGTTTCTTCCCGCGTTGCCGTCGCTCGCCCAAGGCAAGCCCGGTGCCCGGACGCAGCGGGTCATTTTCGTGTTCACGCCGAACGGTACGATCCCCAACGAGTTCTGGCCGGATCAGATCGGGCCGGACTTCCAACTGAAGCGGATCCTCGCGCCGCTCGAGCCGTTCAAGAACCGGCTGATGACCCTGAAGGGCGTTCACAACCGGATCCGCGGCGACGGCGACGGGCACATGCGCGGCATCAGCTGCCTGCTCACCGCCGACGAGCTTCTGCCGGGCAATATCCAGGGCGGAAGCCACAAGCCGGCTGGCTGGGCGCGGGGAATCTCGATCGACCAGGAAATCCGGAACTTCCTCCAGGCCCGACCGGAGACGGCCACGCGTTTCGGATCGCTGGAGCTGGGGGTTGCGGTGCCCAACCGGGCGGATCCATGGACCCGCGAGTCGTACGCCGGACCGAACCAGCCGTTGGCTCCTCTCAGCGATCCCTACGCGATGTTCGACCGACTCTACGGCAGCATGAAGGATCGTGAGAACCTCGGCAGCGTGCTCGACGAGGTCCGCGATGATCTTCGCTCGATCGCCTCCCGTGTCGACAAGTCGGAGCGTGAGCTGCTCGACCAGCACGCGACCTTCGTCCGGGAAATGGAGCAGGACCTCCAGAGCAGCGGAACGCAGCAGCTGATGTTCCCGCCGCCGGCGCTCGAAGCCGGAGTGGCGCTCGACAATGACGGCATCCCGAAGATCAGCCGCATGCAGGGCGACCTGCTGGTCAATGCCTTCGCCAACGACATGGCACGGGTAGCGACGCTCCAGTACACCAACAGCGTCGGTCAGGCCCGGATGCGGTGGCTCGACATTCACGATGGCCACCACCACCTGTCGCACGAGCCCGACAACAACGCCGACGCGCAGGAGAAGCTGGTCAAGATCAACACCTGGTTCTGCGGTGAGATCGCCAACCTCGCGCAGAAGCTCGAAAGCACACCGGAACCCGGTGGCGAGGGCACGATGCTCGATCACACGACCATCGTCTGGACGAACGAGCTGGGCAAAGGCAACAGCCACACGCTCGACAACATTCCGTTCGTACTGATCGGCGGCGGGCTCGGCTTCCGGGCGGGTCGCGCGATGCAGTTCGACAACGTTCCGCACAACCGCCTGTGGCTGTCGCTCGCCCATGCCTTCGGTCACCACATCCCGGTATTCGGCCAGCAGAAGTTCTGCGACGGCGGGGCGCTGGCGCTCGGCTGA